A window of the Eulemur rufifrons isolate Redbay chromosome 6, OSU_ERuf_1, whole genome shotgun sequence genome harbors these coding sequences:
- the SLC25A45 gene encoding solute carrier family 25 member 45 isoform X1, translating to MPVEEFVAGWISGALGLVLGHPFDTVKVRLQTQTTYQGIVDCMVKIYRHESLLGFFKGMSFPIASIALVNSVLFGVYSNSLLALTATAHRERRAQPPSYTHVFIAGCTGGFLQAYVLAPFDLIKVRLQNQAEPKAQLGGPPPRYRGPMHCAASIFQKEGPRGLFRGAWALTLRDTPTVGIYFVTYEVLCRQCTPEGQNPSSATVLVAGGFAGITSWVAATPLDVIKSRMQMDGLKRRAYQGLLDCMVSSVRQEGLGVFFRGVTINSARAFPVNAVTFLSYEYLLRWWG from the exons ATGCCCGTGGAGGAGTTCGTGGCTGGCTGGATCTCTG GAGCTCTGGGCTTGGTCCTGGGACACCCTTTTGACACTGTGAAG GTGCGCCTGCAGACCCAGACCACGTACCAGGGCATCGTTGATTGCATGGTGAAGATTTACCGCCATGAGTCG CTGCTGGGCTTCTTCAAGGGCATGAGCTTTCCCATCGCGAGCATAGCCCTGGTCAACTCCGTGCTGTTCGGGGTCTACAGCAACTCCCTGCTGGCACTCACCGCAACCGCCCACCGGGAGCGGCGGGCCCAGCCGCCCAGCTACACACACGTCTTCATAGCAGGCTGCACCGGGGGGTTCCTGCAG GCCTACGTCCTGGCCCCTTTTGACCTCATCAAAGTCCGGCTACAAAACCAGGCAGAGCCGAAGGCCCAGCTGGGGGGCCCTCCACCCCGGTACCGGGGACCCATGCACTGTGCAGCCTCCATCTTCCAGAAGGAGGGGCCCCGGGGACTGTTCCGAGGAGCCTGGGCCCTGACGCTGAGAGACACCCCTACAGTGGGAATCTACTTTGTCACCTATGAAGTGCTCTGTCGCCAATGTACACCAGAGGGCCAGAATCCTA gctcAGCCACAGTGCTGGTGGCAGGGGGCTTTGCCGGCATCACGTCCTGGGTTGCAGCCACGCCCTTAGACGTGATCAAGTCCCGGATGCAGATGGACGGGCTGAAGCGGAGAGCGTACCAGGGCCTGCTGGACTGCATGGTGAGCAGCGTCCGGCAGGAAGGCCTGGGGGTCTTCTTCCGGGGGGTCACCATCAACAGTGCCCGTGCTTTTCCCGTCAACGCTGTCACCTTCCTCAGCTACGAATATCTCCTACGCTGGTGGGGATGA
- the SLC25A45 gene encoding solute carrier family 25 member 45 isoform X4, producing MPVEEFVAGWISGALGLVLGHPFDTVKVRLQTQTTYQGIVDCMVKIYRHESAYVLAPFDLIKVRLQNQAEPKAQLGGPPPRYRGPMHCAASIFQKEGPRGLFRGAWALTLRDTPTVGIYFVTYEVLCRQCTPEGQNPSSATVLVAGGFAGITSWVAATPLDVIKSRMQMDGLKRRAYQGLLDCMVSSVRQEGLGVFFRGVTINSARAFPVNAVTFLSYEYLLRWWG from the exons ATGCCCGTGGAGGAGTTCGTGGCTGGCTGGATCTCTG GAGCTCTGGGCTTGGTCCTGGGACACCCTTTTGACACTGTGAAG GTGCGCCTGCAGACCCAGACCACGTACCAGGGCATCGTTGATTGCATGGTGAAGATTTACCGCCATGAGTCG GCCTACGTCCTGGCCCCTTTTGACCTCATCAAAGTCCGGCTACAAAACCAGGCAGAGCCGAAGGCCCAGCTGGGGGGCCCTCCACCCCGGTACCGGGGACCCATGCACTGTGCAGCCTCCATCTTCCAGAAGGAGGGGCCCCGGGGACTGTTCCGAGGAGCCTGGGCCCTGACGCTGAGAGACACCCCTACAGTGGGAATCTACTTTGTCACCTATGAAGTGCTCTGTCGCCAATGTACACCAGAGGGCCAGAATCCTA gctcAGCCACAGTGCTGGTGGCAGGGGGCTTTGCCGGCATCACGTCCTGGGTTGCAGCCACGCCCTTAGACGTGATCAAGTCCCGGATGCAGATGGACGGGCTGAAGCGGAGAGCGTACCAGGGCCTGCTGGACTGCATGGTGAGCAGCGTCCGGCAGGAAGGCCTGGGGGTCTTCTTCCGGGGGGTCACCATCAACAGTGCCCGTGCTTTTCCCGTCAACGCTGTCACCTTCCTCAGCTACGAATATCTCCTACGCTGGTGGGGATGA
- the SLC25A45 gene encoding solute carrier family 25 member 45 isoform X2 has product MPVEEFVAGWISGALGLVLGHPFDTVKLLGFFKGMSFPIASIALVNSVLFGVYSNSLLALTATAHRERRAQPPSYTHVFIAGCTGGFLQAYVLAPFDLIKVRLQNQAEPKAQLGGPPPRYRGPMHCAASIFQKEGPRGLFRGAWALTLRDTPTVGIYFVTYEVLCRQCTPEGQNPSSATVLVAGGFAGITSWVAATPLDVIKSRMQMDGLKRRAYQGLLDCMVSSVRQEGLGVFFRGVTINSARAFPVNAVTFLSYEYLLRWWG; this is encoded by the exons ATGCCCGTGGAGGAGTTCGTGGCTGGCTGGATCTCTG GAGCTCTGGGCTTGGTCCTGGGACACCCTTTTGACACTGTGAAG CTGCTGGGCTTCTTCAAGGGCATGAGCTTTCCCATCGCGAGCATAGCCCTGGTCAACTCCGTGCTGTTCGGGGTCTACAGCAACTCCCTGCTGGCACTCACCGCAACCGCCCACCGGGAGCGGCGGGCCCAGCCGCCCAGCTACACACACGTCTTCATAGCAGGCTGCACCGGGGGGTTCCTGCAG GCCTACGTCCTGGCCCCTTTTGACCTCATCAAAGTCCGGCTACAAAACCAGGCAGAGCCGAAGGCCCAGCTGGGGGGCCCTCCACCCCGGTACCGGGGACCCATGCACTGTGCAGCCTCCATCTTCCAGAAGGAGGGGCCCCGGGGACTGTTCCGAGGAGCCTGGGCCCTGACGCTGAGAGACACCCCTACAGTGGGAATCTACTTTGTCACCTATGAAGTGCTCTGTCGCCAATGTACACCAGAGGGCCAGAATCCTA gctcAGCCACAGTGCTGGTGGCAGGGGGCTTTGCCGGCATCACGTCCTGGGTTGCAGCCACGCCCTTAGACGTGATCAAGTCCCGGATGCAGATGGACGGGCTGAAGCGGAGAGCGTACCAGGGCCTGCTGGACTGCATGGTGAGCAGCGTCCGGCAGGAAGGCCTGGGGGTCTTCTTCCGGGGGGTCACCATCAACAGTGCCCGTGCTTTTCCCGTCAACGCTGTCACCTTCCTCAGCTACGAATATCTCCTACGCTGGTGGGGATGA
- the SLC25A45 gene encoding solute carrier family 25 member 45 isoform X3: MVKIYRHESLLGFFKGMSFPIASIALVNSVLFGVYSNSLLALTATAHRERRAQPPSYTHVFIAGCTGGFLQAYVLAPFDLIKVRLQNQAEPKAQLGGPPPRYRGPMHCAASIFQKEGPRGLFRGAWALTLRDTPTVGIYFVTYEVLCRQCTPEGQNPSSATVLVAGGFAGITSWVAATPLDVIKSRMQMDGLKRRAYQGLLDCMVSSVRQEGLGVFFRGVTINSARAFPVNAVTFLSYEYLLRWWG; encoded by the exons ATGGTGAAGATTTACCGCCATGAGTCG CTGCTGGGCTTCTTCAAGGGCATGAGCTTTCCCATCGCGAGCATAGCCCTGGTCAACTCCGTGCTGTTCGGGGTCTACAGCAACTCCCTGCTGGCACTCACCGCAACCGCCCACCGGGAGCGGCGGGCCCAGCCGCCCAGCTACACACACGTCTTCATAGCAGGCTGCACCGGGGGGTTCCTGCAG GCCTACGTCCTGGCCCCTTTTGACCTCATCAAAGTCCGGCTACAAAACCAGGCAGAGCCGAAGGCCCAGCTGGGGGGCCCTCCACCCCGGTACCGGGGACCCATGCACTGTGCAGCCTCCATCTTCCAGAAGGAGGGGCCCCGGGGACTGTTCCGAGGAGCCTGGGCCCTGACGCTGAGAGACACCCCTACAGTGGGAATCTACTTTGTCACCTATGAAGTGCTCTGTCGCCAATGTACACCAGAGGGCCAGAATCCTA gctcAGCCACAGTGCTGGTGGCAGGGGGCTTTGCCGGCATCACGTCCTGGGTTGCAGCCACGCCCTTAGACGTGATCAAGTCCCGGATGCAGATGGACGGGCTGAAGCGGAGAGCGTACCAGGGCCTGCTGGACTGCATGGTGAGCAGCGTCCGGCAGGAAGGCCTGGGGGTCTTCTTCCGGGGGGTCACCATCAACAGTGCCCGTGCTTTTCCCGTCAACGCTGTCACCTTCCTCAGCTACGAATATCTCCTACGCTGGTGGGGATGA